The following coding sequences lie in one Komagataeibacter sucrofermentans DSM 15973 genomic window:
- a CDS encoding TonB-dependent receptor, giving the protein MVRNISLSKLCLFSTTLVTIGTGVASAQVVPQVAEKEGDRAHHVAGRTAAHATTPAAGKEAVYVSSTSETFNVKSKHVSHGALVTVGQKLLSQAPAGTNPLKTLGQLPGVMFQSADAQGVDIWSEQIFMHGFQQQEIGFTLDGMPLGEQSLRNYNGFNALLAISSENVGRIDVSQSAGAEDIAATNNLGGSMAYVSRDPSHKMGGMVSQGFGSFANYHTFVRLESGDLNRTGTRFYTSYSRQDGQIWKGTGEQFVQQVNAKLVQPIGEESSLSAYFDWADMHQFSTPDASPEVIRKAGYNVTNYYNGQQSGLQAAINAANGIFPSSFSGLADPQDSAYYDAVLNSEDYFGGVKAHIKLSRDVTWDTTAYGHGETTQSTWTTPYYPSPNGSPLSELRKSPGIRRFGVISQVHYDTSKNQLAGGVWYENNSYQSPQYDFQMPNIVNGQLTQALPNPLNYWKNPFAQIYNQDYNTNTFTAFVQDTYRPIQHLALHFGFKSVLSTTRVGNGYANQDYYGAGTQLASGVGLTTAKPFLPHISADWHFMKHHELYFDISENVHTYAQCGYKLCASPFAVTQTAFNAERNSIHPETDWTYALGYRYSSQYAGLSLYGYRTNFNNRLQQITSGGGINPISTVANVGGVTMDGVDAALTLMPVHGLAFTNSFSYNHATYDSNLLDGGINYHTKGVQVINYPRFMYKTRLSYDYKGLTAYVDATFTSHRNYSYTGDVKVPSYWLANLGVQYNLSKIGSVHRKLAPAKDLILSFSVTNLSNSHYISTMGENGNPMSLSQGADAYQSFLVGAPRMFFGSLSASF; this is encoded by the coding sequence ATGGTGCGGAACATTTCGTTATCGAAATTATGTCTCTTTTCCACCACGCTCGTTACAATCGGCACCGGCGTTGCCTCGGCGCAGGTGGTACCGCAGGTCGCCGAGAAGGAAGGCGACCGGGCGCATCATGTCGCCGGCCGCACCGCCGCGCACGCGACCACGCCTGCCGCTGGCAAGGAAGCGGTCTATGTCAGCTCCACGTCGGAAACGTTTAACGTCAAGTCCAAGCATGTCTCCCACGGCGCGCTGGTCACCGTCGGCCAGAAGCTGCTGTCACAGGCACCAGCAGGCACCAACCCGCTCAAGACGCTCGGGCAGTTGCCTGGTGTCATGTTCCAGTCCGCCGATGCGCAGGGCGTGGATATCTGGTCCGAGCAGATCTTCATGCACGGCTTCCAGCAGCAGGAGATCGGCTTTACGCTTGATGGCATGCCGCTCGGTGAACAGTCGCTGCGAAACTATAATGGCTTCAACGCGCTGCTTGCCATTTCGTCTGAAAATGTCGGGCGTATCGACGTGTCGCAGTCCGCAGGCGCGGAAGATATTGCCGCCACCAACAATCTTGGTGGGTCGATGGCCTATGTCTCGCGTGATCCGTCGCACAAGATGGGCGGCATGGTCAGCCAGGGCTTTGGCAGCTTTGCCAATTATCACACGTTCGTGCGCCTGGAGAGTGGTGACCTGAACCGCACCGGCACGCGTTTCTATACATCCTACAGCCGTCAGGACGGTCAGATCTGGAAGGGAACGGGCGAGCAGTTTGTCCAGCAGGTCAATGCAAAGCTGGTGCAGCCCATCGGCGAGGAAAGCTCCCTGTCCGCCTATTTCGACTGGGCCGACATGCACCAGTTCTCCACGCCTGATGCCTCGCCGGAAGTGATCCGCAAGGCCGGTTACAACGTGACCAACTATTATAACGGCCAGCAGAGCGGCCTGCAGGCTGCGATCAATGCGGCCAATGGCATTTTCCCCTCATCATTCTCCGGTCTGGCCGACCCGCAGGATTCCGCCTATTACGATGCGGTTCTCAACAGCGAGGACTATTTTGGCGGCGTGAAGGCGCATATCAAGCTTTCACGCGATGTAACGTGGGACACCACGGCCTATGGCCATGGCGAGACGACCCAGTCCACATGGACAACACCCTATTATCCCTCGCCCAACGGTTCGCCGCTGTCCGAGCTGCGCAAGTCCCCTGGCATCCGTCGTTTTGGCGTCATTTCACAGGTGCATTACGATACATCCAAGAACCAGCTGGCCGGTGGTGTATGGTATGAAAACAACAGCTACCAGTCGCCCCAGTATGACTTCCAGATGCCCAACATCGTCAACGGCCAGCTGACGCAGGCCCTGCCCAACCCGCTGAACTACTGGAAGAACCCGTTCGCCCAGATCTATAATCAGGATTACAACACCAACACCTTTACGGCCTTCGTGCAGGATACTTATCGCCCGATCCAGCATCTTGCCCTGCATTTCGGCTTCAAGTCCGTTCTCAGCACCACGCGTGTTGGCAATGGTTATGCCAACCAGGATTATTACGGCGCGGGCACGCAGCTTGCCAGCGGCGTTGGCCTGACCACCGCCAAGCCTTTCCTGCCGCATATCAGCGCGGACTGGCATTTCATGAAGCATCATGAACTGTATTTCGATATTTCGGAAAACGTGCATACCTACGCACAGTGCGGCTACAAGCTCTGCGCCTCGCCGTTTGCCGTAACGCAGACCGCGTTCAATGCCGAGCGTAATTCCATCCATCCTGAAACGGACTGGACCTATGCGCTGGGTTATCGCTATTCCAGCCAGTATGCCGGGCTGTCGCTGTATGGTTACCGCACGAACTTCAACAACCGCCTGCAGCAGATCACGTCGGGTGGCGGCATTAACCCTATTTCAACCGTTGCCAACGTGGGCGGCGTCACCATGGATGGCGTAGATGCGGCCCTTACCCTCATGCCGGTCCACGGCCTGGCGTTCACCAACAGCTTCAGCTACAACCATGCAACCTATGACAGCAACCTTTTGGATGGCGGCATCAACTATCACACCAAGGGCGTGCAGGTCATCAATTACCCGCGCTTTATGTACAAGACCCGCCTGTCCTATGACTACAAGGGCCTGACGGCCTATGTTGACGCGACCTTCACCAGCCACCGTAACTACAGCTATACGGGGGATGTAAAGGTGCCGTCTTACTGGCTGGCCAACCTGGGCGTGCAGTACAACCTCAGCAAGATTGGTTCGGTGCATCGCAAGCTCGCGCCGGCCAAGGACCTTATCCTTTCCTTCAGCGTAACCAACCTGTCGAACTCCCACTACATTTCTACCATGGGTGAAAACGGCAACCCGATGAGCCTGTCGCAGGGGGCGGATGCCTACCAGTCCTTCCTGGTGGGGGCACCGCGGATGTTCTTCGGTTCGCTCAGCGCGAGCTTCTGA
- a CDS encoding S-(hydroxymethyl)glutathione dehydrogenase/class III alcohol dehydrogenase: MKSRAAVAFEARKPLEIVEIDVEPPRAGEVLIKITHTGVCHTDAFTLSGDDPEGLFPAVLGHEGAGIVMEVGEGVTSVKPGDHVIPLYTAECGTCLFCKSGKTNLCVSVRATQGKGLMPDGTTRFSYKGKPLYHYMGCSTFSEYTVVAEVSVAKINPQANPGHVCLMGCGVTTGIGAVHNTAKVQPGDSVAVFGLGGIGLAVIQGARQAKAGRIFAIDTNPDKFELAKAFGATDFLNPKDYSKPIQQVIVEMTDWGVDHTFECIGNVNVMRAALESAHRGWGQSIVIGVAGAGQEIATRPFQLVTGRSWKGSAFGGVKGRSQLPGMVEDAMRGDIQLEPFVTHTMPLEEINEAFRLMHDGKSIRSVIHY; the protein is encoded by the coding sequence GTGAAATCGCGTGCCGCTGTTGCGTTTGAAGCCCGGAAACCCCTTGAAATTGTCGAGATCGACGTCGAGCCGCCGCGTGCGGGCGAGGTGCTGATTAAAATCACCCATACGGGTGTATGCCACACCGATGCCTTTACCCTGTCCGGTGATGACCCGGAGGGACTTTTTCCCGCAGTGCTGGGGCATGAAGGTGCCGGCATTGTCATGGAAGTGGGCGAAGGTGTGACCAGTGTAAAGCCGGGCGATCATGTCATTCCGCTTTATACGGCGGAATGTGGAACATGCCTGTTCTGTAAATCTGGCAAGACAAACCTGTGCGTGTCGGTCCGGGCAACGCAGGGCAAGGGGCTCATGCCTGATGGTACAACGCGCTTTTCCTATAAGGGCAAGCCGCTGTATCATTACATGGGCTGCTCTACATTTAGTGAATATACGGTTGTGGCCGAAGTATCCGTGGCCAAGATCAACCCACAGGCCAATCCCGGCCATGTATGCCTTATGGGATGTGGCGTGACGACCGGGATTGGCGCCGTGCATAATACAGCCAAGGTACAGCCGGGGGATTCTGTCGCTGTATTTGGTCTGGGCGGTATCGGCCTTGCTGTTATTCAGGGCGCACGGCAGGCCAAGGCCGGACGGATTTTTGCCATCGACACCAATCCGGACAAGTTTGAACTGGCAAAAGCATTCGGTGCGACGGATTTCCTTAATCCGAAGGATTATAGCAAGCCGATCCAGCAGGTTATTGTAGAAATGACGGACTGGGGCGTGGACCATACCTTTGAATGTATTGGCAATGTCAATGTCATGCGGGCTGCACTTGAATCCGCACATCGTGGGTGGGGGCAGTCCATTGTCATTGGTGTGGCAGGTGCCGGGCAGGAGATTGCCACCCGTCCGTTCCAGCTTGTTACGGGGCGGTCCTGGAAAGGATCTGCATTTGGTGGCGTAAAAGGGCGCAGCCAGTTGCCGGGCATGGTGGAAGACGCCATGCGGGGCGATATCCAGCTTGAGCCTTTTGTTACACACACCATGCCGCTTGAAGAGATCAATGAGGCGTTTCGCCTGATGCATGACGGCAAGTCGATCCGCTCTGTCATCCATTACTGA
- the argE gene encoding acetylornithine deacetylase produces MTALPSQQSLDWITRLIAHESISSCSNMALVTEVAAHFRALGMDVLLTRNESGTKANLFATLPGRDGSLHDGLVLSGHTDVVPVAGQNWTSDPFVATIRDGRLYGRGACDMKGFLGIAIALAAEFAQKRLQYPLHYALSFDEELGCIGAPLMIRDIVARGYSPRVCLVGEPTDMTPVTAHKASRVFECRVHGRACHSSTPADGVNAINYAAKIINFIDGMATSFRYEKMQDPDFDPPYTTFSVGTIEGGLSTNTVPDLCDFSFQFRSLPQEDGEAIEQAIRHYIDHDIIPAMRRDDPDAGVTLFRRANVPALAGLQCTAVDDIKNKLGNWQCSCVSYGTEAGLFQQVGIDAVVCGPGSIMQAHKADEFVSLEQLAECENFLRNLVI; encoded by the coding sequence ATGACCGCCCTGCCAAGCCAGCAATCCCTTGACTGGATCACGCGCCTGATCGCGCATGAAAGTATTTCCTCCTGCTCCAACATGGCGCTTGTTACGGAAGTAGCGGCCCATTTTCGCGCACTGGGCATGGATGTATTACTGACAAGAAACGAGTCCGGTACAAAGGCCAACCTGTTTGCAACCCTGCCGGGGCGCGATGGTAGCCTGCATGACGGGCTTGTGCTGTCAGGCCATACGGATGTCGTGCCCGTGGCGGGGCAAAACTGGACATCGGACCCGTTCGTGGCCACCATCCGTGACGGCAGGCTGTACGGCCGCGGTGCGTGCGACATGAAGGGCTTTCTGGGGATTGCCATCGCCCTTGCTGCGGAATTTGCGCAAAAACGCCTGCAATATCCGCTTCATTATGCCCTGTCGTTTGATGAGGAACTGGGCTGCATCGGCGCGCCGCTCATGATCCGTGATATCGTGGCGCGTGGCTACAGCCCGCGTGTCTGCCTTGTGGGGGAACCCACGGACATGACTCCGGTTACCGCGCACAAGGCATCGCGGGTGTTTGAATGCCGCGTGCATGGCCGGGCGTGTCACTCCTCAACTCCGGCCGACGGGGTGAACGCCATTAATTATGCCGCCAAAATCATCAACTTTATTGATGGCATGGCAACATCCTTCCGTTATGAAAAAATGCAGGACCCGGATTTTGATCCGCCGTACACCACGTTTTCGGTCGGCACGATTGAAGGCGGCCTGTCCACCAACACGGTGCCGGACCTGTGTGATTTCAGCTTCCAGTTCCGCTCCCTGCCACAAGAAGATGGCGAGGCCATAGAACAGGCGATCCGGCACTATATCGATCATGACATCATACCGGCAATGCGACGTGATGATCCTGATGCAGGGGTGACCCTGTTCCGGCGCGCCAATGTGCCTGCCCTGGCCGGGCTGCAATGCACGGCGGTTGACGATATAAAGAACAAGCTGGGAAACTGGCAGTGTAGCTGCGTATCATACGGAACGGAGGCGGGACTGTTCCAGCAGGTTGGCATTGACGCCGTTGTGTGTGGTCCCGGTTCGATCATGCAGGCACATAAGGCAGACGAATTTGTTTCGTTGGAGCAACTGGCTGAGTGTGAGAATTTTCTGCGTAATCTGGTTATCTAG
- a CDS encoding DMT family transporter produces the protein MKHDLKRGALLLASATFFTAALNALQKLTGSTLPALEIIFFRNLFSLPFVLLIASRSGIVLKTHHFGGHVLRSVVGLISMIMVVITVTRLPLAEQQVLSYTQPLFLVLLSIPLLHERPSLQRWVAVSIGFSGVIVVALGKGLLHGHAATGAAVPNWAYFVALAQGAVGALTTMQIRQLSATESSTTIALWQAILMTVMTALPLPFIWTTPGLTEAGCLVAVGAFAGIAQVLQTEAFASAQVSAIGPFAYSGLLWAALIGWFGFGEMPGIAMGIGGLLIIGSGVWMLRNDRPARQKVVAEGTMDAATGTPP, from the coding sequence ATGAAGCATGACCTGAAACGTGGCGCCCTTCTTCTGGCATCGGCAACGTTTTTTACCGCCGCCCTCAATGCCCTGCAGAAACTGACCGGCTCCACGCTTCCCGCACTCGAGATCATTTTCTTCCGGAACCTGTTTTCGCTCCCCTTCGTGCTGCTGATTGCATCACGCAGCGGCATTGTGCTGAAAACACATCATTTTGGCGGCCATGTCCTGCGCTCGGTGGTGGGCCTGATCAGCATGATCATGGTCGTGATAACCGTGACCCGCCTGCCACTGGCCGAACAGCAGGTCCTGTCCTACACGCAGCCCCTGTTTCTGGTCCTGCTGTCGATACCGCTGTTGCATGAACGGCCCTCGCTCCAGCGCTGGGTTGCGGTCTCGATCGGGTTCTCAGGCGTGATCGTGGTGGCCCTTGGCAAGGGGCTGCTACATGGCCATGCCGCAACAGGCGCTGCCGTGCCCAACTGGGCCTATTTCGTGGCTCTGGCGCAGGGGGCCGTCGGCGCGCTGACCACCATGCAGATACGCCAGCTTTCCGCCACGGAATCCAGCACCACAATCGCCCTGTGGCAGGCCATTCTCATGACGGTCATGACCGCGCTGCCGCTGCCCTTCATCTGGACCACGCCGGGCCTGACCGAAGCGGGCTGCCTTGTTGCCGTGGGTGCCTTTGCCGGTATCGCGCAGGTGCTCCAGACCGAGGCCTTCGCCTCGGCGCAGGTCTCCGCCATTGGCCCGTTTGCCTATTCCGGGCTGCTCTGGGCCGCGCTGATCGGGTGGTTCGGGTTTGGCGAGATGCCCGGCATCGCCATGGGCATTGGCGGGCTGCTGATCATTGGCTCGGGCGTGTGGATGCTGCGCAATGACCGCCCGGCCAGGCAGAAAGTGGTGGCGGAAGGCACGATGGATGCCGCCACCGGCACCCCGCCCTGA
- a CDS encoding LamB/YcsF family protein, whose protein sequence is MKIDLNSDMGEGFGRWRIADDDGLMDTVSSANIACGFHAGDYAIMDRTVRLAKEKGVGIGAHPGLPDLMGFGRRTMAVSDADMESMMCYQIGALQGIAARHGHRVTHVSYHAAFGNMANADEGLALRLTRAIAALDRNLSVFCMPGQATERAAEKAGLRAQTLFLADRAYTTAGTLVPRGQPGAVIHDLAGVRARVKQFLHDGSVTTIDGARLPVRAQSILVHSDTPGSLELARAIRAEIEASGGVLTPACQL, encoded by the coding sequence ATGAAGATCGACCTCAATTCCGACATGGGCGAAGGTTTTGGCCGCTGGCGCATTGCTGATGATGACGGGTTGATGGACACCGTCTCATCAGCCAATATCGCCTGTGGTTTCCATGCCGGTGACTACGCCATCATGGACCGCACCGTGCGACTGGCGAAGGAAAAGGGCGTGGGCATTGGCGCCCATCCCGGCCTGCCCGACCTGATGGGCTTTGGCCGCCGCACCATGGCCGTGTCCGATGCAGATATGGAATCCATGATGTGCTACCAGATCGGCGCGCTGCAGGGCATTGCCGCCCGCCACGGCCATCGGGTGACCCATGTCAGTTACCATGCCGCCTTTGGCAACATGGCCAATGCGGATGAGGGCCTTGCCCTGCGCCTGACCCGCGCCATCGCGGCCCTTGACCGGAACCTGAGCGTGTTCTGCATGCCCGGCCAGGCGACCGAGCGTGCCGCCGAGAAGGCCGGCCTGCGGGCACAGACCCTGTTCCTGGCCGATCGTGCCTATACCACGGCCGGCACGCTGGTGCCGCGCGGGCAGCCGGGTGCTGTCATTCACGACCTTGCGGGCGTGCGGGCGCGTGTGAAGCAGTTCCTGCATGACGGATCGGTCACGACCATTGACGGCGCACGCCTGCCGGTCAGGGCGCAGTCCATTCTGGTGCACAGCGACACGCCGGGATCACTGGAACTCGCCCGCGCCATCCGCGCGGAAATCGAGGCAAGCGGGGGCGTGCTGACCCCTGCCTGCCAGCTTTAA
- a CDS encoding cytosine permease, which yields MMTTQGTKIEQLTELPEDFLPEKTVEFQTIYPVAASERHGRARDLLALWFGANMTMLTVTTGGVMRGTFHLTPLTAIIAAIVGNLVGGLFMALHAAQGPHLGIPQMVQSRAQFGMIGAAPMTALIVIMFLGFSASNLVLGAQGLATMNGHMGGTVGMLIVAFLSLVPAVLGYRAIHGATRIASVLCGAAVLTCLVVALYHIPRTAAWWVSDGHDTVPGFLGAMSLAALWQIAYAPYVSDYSRYLPSSRAGERQAFHATYWGCVLGSFVAMLIGVVTGANVAAVLGNELGWLAAPVLGVLSLGIIIANAMNLYCGALSSITVFQTLAPHRHFGRGWRVAISITLLLVATMLAVVMSDQFDKAYAGFLELLMAIMVPWSAINLVDYYLLRHGNYDLPSFFAADGGVYGRFNLRAMLSYLFGLVVQVPFLANELYMGPFAHAFGGADLSWVFGLALTGLVYAVAMRNTGQGKTTE from the coding sequence ATGATGACCACGCAAGGTACAAAAATCGAACAGCTTACCGAACTGCCCGAAGATTTCCTGCCCGAGAAAACCGTCGAATTCCAGACGATCTATCCGGTTGCGGCATCGGAACGGCACGGCCGTGCGCGTGACCTGCTGGCCCTGTGGTTTGGCGCCAACATGACCATGCTGACCGTAACGACAGGCGGCGTCATGCGCGGGACATTTCACCTGACCCCGCTGACCGCCATTATCGCGGCCATCGTGGGCAACCTGGTAGGGGGGCTGTTCATGGCGCTGCATGCGGCGCAGGGGCCGCATCTCGGCATACCGCAGATGGTGCAGTCGCGCGCGCAGTTCGGCATGATCGGCGCGGCCCCCATGACGGCCCTGATCGTCATCATGTTCCTGGGGTTTTCCGCCTCCAACCTTGTGCTGGGGGCGCAGGGGCTGGCCACGATGAACGGGCATATGGGTGGCACGGTGGGCATGCTGATCGTGGCGTTCCTCTCGCTGGTGCCGGCGGTGCTGGGCTACAGGGCCATCCACGGTGCCACCCGCATCGCCTCGGTGCTGTGCGGTGCGGCCGTGCTGACATGCCTTGTGGTGGCGTTGTATCATATACCGCGCACCGCCGCGTGGTGGGTCAGTGACGGGCATGACACGGTGCCGGGTTTTCTGGGTGCCATGTCACTTGCGGCCCTGTGGCAGATTGCCTACGCGCCCTATGTTTCGGACTATTCACGCTACCTGCCGAGCAGCCGGGCGGGGGAGCGGCAGGCCTTCCATGCCACTTACTGGGGCTGCGTGCTGGGGTCGTTCGTCGCCATGCTGATCGGCGTGGTAACGGGCGCCAATGTTGCCGCCGTGCTGGGCAATGAACTCGGCTGGCTGGCCGCGCCAGTTCTGGGCGTGCTGTCGCTGGGCATCATCATCGCCAATGCCATGAACCTTTATTGCGGGGCGCTTTCTTCCATTACCGTGTTCCAGACCCTGGCCCCGCACCGGCATTTCGGGCGTGGCTGGCGTGTGGCGATCTCGATCACGCTGCTGCTGGTGGCGACCATGCTGGCGGTGGTCATGTCCGATCAGTTCGACAAGGCCTATGCAGGCTTCCTCGAACTCCTCATGGCGATCATGGTGCCCTGGTCGGCCATCAATCTTGTCGACTATTACCTGTTGCGCCATGGCAACTATGACCTGCCATCTTTCTTTGCCGCGGATGGGGGCGTGTATGGTCGTTTTAACCTCAGGGCTATGCTGTCATACCTGTTCGGGCTGGTTGTGCAGGTGCCGTTTCTGGCTAATGAACTGTATATGGGACCATTTGCCCATGCATTCGGGGGGGCAGATCTGTCATGGGTGTTCGGGCTTGCCCTGACAGGGCTTGTTTACGCTGTGGCCATGCGGAACACAGGGCAGGGAAAAACGACGGAGTGA
- a CDS encoding MFS transporter, with protein sequence MTTDARSRRAIPARYVFFFLVFLMYAISYGDRAALSIALPTMGREFSLTPVQMGWVSSSFLWSYFLLNLPSTIVLDMVGARAIGSLAVGVWSFAMLLGGMAQNITQFLMTRVLLGVGEAPTFGVGATVVRNWAQPRERGSVMTMLLTGMQLGLAGGTIAGAYLITFFGWRCEFMALGGIGIAWALVWWLVYRNPKEKPDAAPRRPISAREIRNLFRSSSFLGILAVQCTQNYLNFLVMSWMPLYLIHELHINTTGTGNSTALCYLAAAIGAVVIGRILEHLVFRRGIHPPNRRFVVVTCLLGAATIGLLPQFHTMMPILLVLSGALACLMAANGANTALLTDMVEDGSKMGAVTGVTLTCSNSLGLLSPILTGYIVSWTGSFDMAWYICAAALLIAGGLSLAMVRNPIRMDG encoded by the coding sequence ATGACCACCGACGCCCGAAGCAGGCGCGCAATTCCTGCCCGCTACGTGTTCTTCTTTCTTGTCTTCCTGATGTACGCCATTAGCTATGGCGACCGCGCGGCGCTCTCCATCGCCCTGCCCACGATGGGCAGGGAGTTTTCGCTGACACCGGTGCAGATGGGCTGGGTCTCGTCGAGTTTCCTGTGGTCATATTTCCTGCTCAACCTGCCCTCGACCATCGTGCTCGACATGGTTGGCGCGCGCGCCATCGGCAGCCTTGCTGTGGGCGTATGGTCATTTGCCATGCTGCTCGGTGGCATGGCGCAGAACATTACACAGTTCCTGATGACCCGCGTGCTGCTTGGCGTGGGTGAGGCGCCAACCTTTGGCGTGGGGGCCACGGTGGTGCGCAACTGGGCGCAGCCACGCGAGCGCGGATCGGTCATGACCATGCTGCTCACGGGCATGCAGCTCGGGCTGGCGGGTGGCACGATTGCGGGGGCATACCTGATCACGTTCTTCGGGTGGCGGTGCGAGTTCATGGCGCTGGGCGGCATAGGCATCGCCTGGGCGCTGGTGTGGTGGCTGGTGTACCGTAACCCGAAGGAAAAACCCGATGCCGCCCCACGCAGGCCCATTTCGGCCCGCGAGATCAGGAACCTGTTCCGCTCCTCCTCCTTTCTGGGGATACTGGCAGTGCAGTGCACCCAGAACTACCTGAACTTTCTGGTCATGTCCTGGATGCCGCTGTACCTGATCCATGAGCTGCACATCAACACCACCGGCACGGGCAACAGCACGGCCCTGTGTTATCTGGCCGCAGCCATTGGCGCGGTCGTTATCGGGCGTATTCTGGAACATCTGGTCTTTCGCAGGGGCATTCATCCGCCCAACCGGCGTTTTGTTGTCGTAACCTGCCTGCTCGGCGCCGCCACGATCGGGCTGTTGCCGCAATTTCATACCATGATGCCCATCCTGCTCGTGCTGTCTGGCGCGCTGGCGTGCCTGATGGCGGCGAATGGCGCCAATACCGCGCTGCTGACCGATATGGTGGAAGACGGCAGCAAGATGGGCGCCGTGACGGGCGTGACCCTGACATGCAGCAACTCGCTGGGGCTGCTCTCGCCCATCCTGACCGGGTATATCGTGTCATGGACCGGCAGTTTTGACATGGCATGGTATATATGCGCCGCCGCCCTGCTCATTGCGGGCGGGCTGTCACTTGCCATGGTGCGCAACCCGATCCGGATGGACGGGTAA
- a CDS encoding pyridoxal phosphate-dependent aminotransferase, with protein sequence MPGFADRLNGIGISASAAMTDKASALKAEGMKIISLSSGEPDFPTPEHVVDAAIAAARAGDTKYPPQDGKPALKKAVQAKFQRENHLDYVLNEILVANGAKQIIYDAMMATINPGDEVVLPTPSWISYADIARLAGASIVSVPCPAEGGFRLSAAALEAAITPKTKWLVLNFPGNPTGACCPRADMEAIAAVLMKHPQVWIMTDDIYEHLIYDGFTFCTIAEVEPRLKDRVLTVNGVSKAYAMTGWRVGYCGGPRALIAAMNNMQGQSTSGINTLAQAAAVAALNGPQDFLKDRAAEYQARRDLVVSLLNAIPGVQCHTPQGAFYVYPDISGCMGKTSAGGRLIATDADFVMALLEEQQVASVQGAAYGMSPFFRISYATDTDTLREGCRRIAAFVDGLK encoded by the coding sequence ATGCCCGGGTTTGCTGATCGACTGAATGGAATTGGGATTTCGGCTTCGGCCGCGATGACCGACAAGGCATCGGCACTGAAGGCTGAAGGGATGAAGATCATCAGCCTGTCATCGGGCGAGCCGGACTTTCCCACGCCCGAGCATGTGGTGGATGCCGCGATTGCCGCAGCCCGCGCGGGCGATACCAAATACCCGCCGCAGGATGGCAAGCCTGCGCTGAAAAAAGCGGTCCAGGCCAAGTTCCAGCGTGAAAACCACCTTGATTACGTCCTGAACGAGATCCTGGTGGCCAACGGCGCCAAGCAGATCATCTATGATGCCATGATGGCGACGATCAACCCCGGTGACGAGGTGGTCCTGCCCACCCCGAGCTGGATCAGTTATGCCGATATCGCCCGCCTTGCCGGAGCCTCCATCGTTTCCGTGCCCTGCCCTGCCGAAGGCGGGTTCCGCCTCTCGGCCGCAGCGCTTGAGGCCGCCATTACGCCAAAGACCAAGTGGCTGGTTCTCAACTTCCCCGGCAACCCCACCGGCGCGTGCTGCCCGCGCGCGGACATGGAAGCCATCGCCGCCGTGCTGATGAAGCATCCGCAGGTGTGGATCATGACCGATGATATCTACGAACACCTGATCTATGACGGCTTCACCTTCTGTACGATCGCCGAGGTCGAGCCGCGCCTGAAGGACCGTGTCCTCACCGTCAATGGCGTGTCCAAGGCTTATGCCATGACGGGCTGGCGCGTTGGCTATTGCGGTGGCCCGCGCGCGCTCATCGCCGCCATGAACAACATGCAGGGCCAGTCGACAAGCGGCATCAACACGCTGGCGCAGGCGGCGGCTGTTGCAGCCCTCAACGGCCCGCAGGACTTCCTCAAGGACCGCGCGGCTGAATATCAGGCGCGGCGCGACCTGGTGGTTTCCCTGCTCAACGCCATTCCCGGCGTGCAGTGCCATACGCCGCAGGGCGCGTTCTATGTCTATCCCGACATCAGTGGCTGCATGGGCAAGACTTCGGCAGGTGGTCGCCTGATCGCAACCGATGCCGATTTTGTCATGGCCCTGCTTGAAGAACAGCAGGTCGCCTCCGTGCAGGGCGCGGCCTATGGCATGAGCCCGTTCTTCCGCATTTCCTACGCCACGGATACGGACACCCTGCGTGAAGGCTGCCGCCGGATCGCAGCCTTTGTGGACGGGCTGAAGTAA